In the Flavobacterium sp. J372 genome, one interval contains:
- a CDS encoding sulfite exporter TauE/SafE family protein translates to MLYSALILGLVSSLHCIGMCGPIAMMLPVDRKNPAKQTLQLLLYHAGRLSAYGSLGLLFGLLGSSFCMAGLQQELSVMAGIIMITIILIPEKAFAKYNFSKPVYKVISNIKSGLGSQFRKRNLKAFFMTGLLNGFLPCGLVYAALFGAIAMQSTSLGMLYMVLYGAGTIPLMSLVVYSSGFIKNSSRAWFSKAVPYMVVLVGALFIVRGLGLDIPYISPGSLSLFVQQAPHCK, encoded by the coding sequence ATGCTCTATTCTGCACTCATCCTTGGGTTGGTTTCAAGCCTGCACTGCATCGGCATGTGCGGGCCAATAGCCATGATGTTACCCGTGGACAGGAAGAATCCCGCTAAACAAACGTTGCAGCTACTGCTTTACCACGCCGGAAGGCTATCGGCTTATGGCAGCCTCGGCCTGCTATTTGGCCTGTTGGGAAGCAGCTTTTGCATGGCAGGCCTGCAGCAGGAACTTTCTGTTATGGCAGGAATCATTATGATCACCATAATCCTGATTCCGGAAAAAGCTTTTGCAAAATATAATTTCTCTAAACCGGTATACAAAGTAATATCAAACATAAAATCTGGCCTTGGCAGCCAGTTCAGGAAAAGGAATCTTAAAGCTTTTTTCATGACAGGACTACTCAATGGCTTTTTGCCATGCGGATTGGTATATGCAGCGCTGTTTGGCGCCATAGCCATGCAAAGCACAAGCCTGGGAATGCTTTATATGGTATTATATGGAGCGGGCACCATTCCGCTGATGAGCCTTGTTGTATATTCTTCAGGCTTTATAAAAAACAGCTCAAGGGCATGGTTCAGCAAAGCCGTACCGTATATGGTTGTGTTGGTAGGAGCGCTATTTATAGTGCGTGGCCTGGGGCTTGACATTCCCTATATTTCACCCGGAAGCCTTAGCCTATTTGTGCAGCAGGCACCGCACTGCAAATAA
- the hemN gene encoding oxygen-independent coproporphyrinogen III oxidase has product MRKRLLRKYNVPGPRYTSYPTVPYWDEDKFRADQWESTLIQSYNETNSSEGISLYIHLPFCESMCTFCGCHKRITKRHEVELPYINAVLKEWAMYRSLFRSRPRIKELHLGGGTPTFFTAENLKKLIGGIFELADAAPGYELSFEGHPNNTTREHLQTLYNLGFRRVSFGVQDYDLKVQKAINRIQPLKNVADVTAWAREIGYTSISHDLVFGLPFQTIESITDTIEKTKALQPDRIAFYSYAHIPWVKGTGQRGFYENNLPKDDEKRLLYEIGKELLMMHGYHEIGMDHFALDTDSMFTSFENGTLHRNFMGYSASKTKVMVGLGVSAISDSWYSFAQNEKNLEDYYKRIENNELPVFKGHVLNDEDLIVRRHILNLMCNFETDWHAADLYFDELPEVVERLEEFQNDGLLILGNKFLMVTAYGKPFIRNICMAFDLRLKRRKPDTQLFSMTV; this is encoded by the coding sequence ATGAGAAAGCGATTACTGCGAAAGTACAATGTACCGGGACCACGTTACACCAGTTACCCTACAGTGCCATACTGGGATGAAGATAAATTTCGTGCTGATCAATGGGAATCAACACTCATACAGTCGTATAATGAAACGAATAGTTCTGAAGGGATCAGCCTCTACATCCATCTTCCGTTTTGTGAAAGCATGTGCACTTTTTGCGGGTGCCACAAACGGATTACTAAAAGGCACGAGGTAGAGTTGCCGTATATTAATGCAGTGCTTAAAGAATGGGCTATGTACCGCAGCCTTTTCCGCTCACGGCCGCGTATAAAGGAACTGCACCTTGGCGGAGGTACCCCAACATTTTTTACTGCTGAAAATCTGAAAAAGCTGATAGGCGGAATTTTTGAGCTTGCCGATGCTGCTCCGGGTTATGAACTCAGCTTTGAGGGCCACCCAAACAATACTACTCGCGAACATTTGCAAACCCTTTACAACCTGGGTTTCCGCAGGGTAAGCTTTGGGGTGCAGGATTATGATTTAAAAGTACAGAAAGCCATCAACCGTATACAGCCGCTTAAAAACGTGGCAGATGTAACTGCATGGGCCAGGGAAATAGGATATACATCAATAAGCCACGACCTTGTTTTTGGGCTGCCGTTTCAAACCATCGAATCTATTACTGATACAATTGAAAAAACAAAAGCCCTGCAGCCCGACAGGATTGCATTTTATAGTTATGCACATATACCATGGGTTAAAGGCACCGGCCAGCGGGGTTTTTACGAGAACAACCTGCCTAAAGATGACGAGAAACGCCTGCTATATGAAATAGGGAAGGAGCTATTGATGATGCACGGATACCACGAGATAGGGATGGACCATTTTGCGCTTGATACTGACAGTATGTTTACATCATTTGAAAATGGAACACTGCACCGTAATTTTATGGGCTACAGCGCTTCTAAAACAAAAGTTATGGTAGGGTTGGGCGTTTCTGCAATAAGCGACAGCTGGTACAGCTTTGCACAAAACGAAAAGAACCTGGAAGATTATTACAAACGTATTGAAAATAACGAGTTGCCGGTATTTAAAGGTCATGTGCTGAATGATGAAGACTTAATAGTGCGCCGGCATATCCTTAACCTTATGTGCAACTTTGAAACGGATTGGCATGCAGCCGACCTTTATTTTGATGAATTGCCTGAAGTAGTTGAAAGGCTTGAAGAGTTTCAAAATGACGGGCTGCTGATTTTGGGGAATAAATTTTTGATGGTTACAGCATACGGAAAGCCCTTCATCCGCAACATATGTATGGCATTTGACCTGAGGCTCAAGCGCCGCAAACCCGACACGCAACTGTTTTCAATGACGGTATAA
- a CDS encoding acetyl-CoA hydrolase/transferase family protein: MPIYTTAAEAVKLIQSNTRIYVQAAAATPSILTKALAERAGELRNVEVCHLHTEGDAPYADPQLADSFHVNSFFISKNVRHTLAAGNGSYTPVFLSELPNLFRRNIIALDAAFIHVSPPDSHGYCSLGVSVEATLAAIENCKLVIAQVNPQMPRTFGDSIIHISRINYAVEADVPIHLQHAVAVSETEGQIGKFVASLIDDKSTLQMGIGSIPNAVLANLGNHKDLGLHTEMFSDGVIDLIEKGVVNGRYKGIGKGRVLATFLIGTKRLYDFVDDNPFIEMRESSYVNDTALIRRNPKMVAINSAIEVDITGQVCADSIGMKMYSGVGGQMDFIRGASLSDGGKAIIALPSVTKAGASRIVPFLKQGAGVVTTRAHAQYVVTEYGIAELYGRTLKQRVKALIDIAHPDHRENIEKQYINSVLSLSLT, translated from the coding sequence ATGCCGATATATACAACAGCTGCGGAAGCGGTAAAACTTATACAATCAAACACCAGGATATATGTACAGGCTGCGGCTGCAACCCCTTCAATACTTACCAAAGCATTGGCCGAAAGGGCCGGTGAACTAAGGAATGTAGAGGTATGCCATTTACACACTGAGGGTGATGCGCCGTATGCCGACCCGCAACTGGCAGACAGTTTTCATGTCAATTCATTTTTTATTAGCAAAAACGTCCGCCATACACTGGCAGCGGGCAATGGGTCATACACACCGGTATTTCTGAGCGAACTGCCTAATCTTTTCCGAAGGAATATTATTGCCCTTGATGCTGCTTTTATACATGTGTCTCCGCCTGACAGCCACGGTTACTGTTCTTTAGGTGTTTCTGTTGAGGCAACACTGGCGGCCATAGAAAACTGTAAGCTTGTAATTGCACAGGTAAACCCCCAAATGCCCCGCACCTTTGGCGACAGTATCATACATATTTCAAGGATAAATTATGCGGTTGAAGCTGATGTACCTATCCACTTGCAGCACGCCGTGGCCGTATCGGAAACCGAAGGGCAGATAGGGAAGTTCGTGGCCTCGCTTATCGATGACAAAAGTACACTTCAGATGGGTATAGGGTCTATACCGAATGCTGTACTTGCAAACTTAGGTAACCACAAAGACCTCGGCCTGCACACCGAAATGTTTTCTGACGGTGTAATAGACCTTATTGAAAAAGGTGTGGTAAACGGCAGGTATAAAGGCATAGGCAAAGGCCGGGTATTGGCGACATTTCTCATCGGTACAAAACGGTTATATGATTTTGTAGATGACAACCCTTTCATTGAAATGCGTGAATCATCATACGTAAATGATACTGCGTTAATACGCAGGAACCCAAAGATGGTAGCGATCAATTCCGCTATTGAGGTGGACATTACAGGCCAGGTCTGTGCTGACTCAATTGGGATGAAAATGTACTCAGGAGTTGGCGGACAGATGGACTTTATAAGAGGGGCCTCCTTAAGTGATGGAGGAAAAGCCATTATAGCCCTGCCATCAGTTACCAAAGCCGGTGCAAGCAGGATCGTGCCATTCCTTAAACAGGGCGCAGGAGTAGTTACCACCCGCGCCCATGCACAATATGTAGTTACAGAATATGGTATTGCAGAACTTTACGGCAGAACGCTTAAGCAACGCGTAAAAGCCTTAATTGATATTGCACACCCGGACCATAGGGAAAACATTGAGAAGCAGTATATTAATTCAGTGCTGTCTTTAAGCTTAACGTAA
- a CDS encoding T9SS type A sorting domain-containing protein yields the protein MTVQVKQFLGTSEKISTIDVKQLQSGVYWLRVLSPKGLSTLKFVKAI from the coding sequence TTGACTGTACAGGTAAAACAGTTTTTAGGAACCTCTGAAAAAATATCAACTATAGATGTAAAGCAGCTACAATCAGGTGTATATTGGCTCAGGGTACTTTCACCAAAAGGGCTGTCAACATTAAAATTCGTTAAGGCTATTTAA
- a CDS encoding T9SS type A sorting domain-containing protein, with translation MYGELGIGAAAPQNTPQPVDCPVLGATAVPEQLFVVYPNPVSDVLVISNDKNISIEEVSIIDCTGKTVFRNL, from the coding sequence ATGTATGGTGAATTAGGGATAGGCGCTGCGGCTCCTCAAAATACACCCCAGCCTGTAGATTGCCCGGTACTGGGCGCGACCGCTGTGCCTGAGCAATTGTTCGTTGTGTATCCTAATCCGGTTTCTGATGTTTTGGTGATCAGCAATGATAAAAATATTTCGATTGAAGAGGTGAGTATAATTGACTGTACAGGTAAAACAGTTTTTAGGAACCTCTGA